Proteins from a genomic interval of Fundulus heteroclitus isolate FHET01 chromosome 21, MU-UCD_Fhet_4.1, whole genome shotgun sequence:
- the rmc1 gene encoding regulator of MON1-CCZ1 complex, producing the protein MAEEHYLELSENPVQFEHASSVNNVFFDEANKQVFAVRSGGATGVVVKGPDDKCSVAFRMDDKGEVKCIKFSIGNKILAVQRTLKSVDFINFIPDYPHTEFTQECKTKNANILGFCWTSWNEIVFITDQGIEFYQVFPDKRSLKLLKSQSINVNWYQYCPETAVILLSTTVQGNVLQPFAFRNGTMTKMSKFEIELPVIPKPAKLSLSERDIAMATIYGQLYVMYLKHHSRTVNSPGAEVVLYHLPRDGTCKKSHVLKLNMTGKFALNIVDNLVVVHHQSSQTSLIFDIKLKEPDCAVNSHQPVLPARSIHPYRIPLSGPAAVPTQPPVPCQLYSSSWSVFQPDIIISASEGYLWYLQVKLPPTVHLLQDKGKLMDFLLRRRDCKMVILSVCSQILEGQEKASLPVVATVFDKLNQVYKEYLEAEQSYAAATESGTSRGGAAQKRPVRTQAVIDQSDMYTHVLSSFTERKDVTHKFIIAVVMEYIRSLNQYQITVQHYLYELVIKTLVQNNLFYMLHQFLQYHVLSDSKPLACLLLSLESTYPPAHQLSLDMLKRLSTANDEIVEVLLSKQQVLGALRFIRSVGGHDNVSARKFLDAARQTGDQMLFYTVFRSFQQRNQRLRGNPSFNPGEHCEEHVVHFKQLFGEQALMKPSTV; encoded by the exons ATGGCTGAGGAACATTACCTGGAGCTGAGCGAGAACCCGGTCCAGTTTGAGCATGCGTCAAGCGTCAACAACGTCTTCTTCGACGAAGCTAACAAACAG GTGTTTGCAGTGCGTTCCGGTGGAGCCACAGGTGTGGTGGTCAAAGGACCGGACGACAAATGCAGCGTTGCCTTCAG GATGGACGATAAAGGAGAGGTGAAGTGCATCAAGTTCTCCATTGGAAATAAGATCCTGGCTGTGCAGAGGACCTTAAAGTCTGTG GATTTCATCAACTTCATCCCTGACTATCCGCACACAGAGTTCACTCAGGAGTGTAAG ACAAAGAACGCCAACATCCTGGGGTTCTGTTGGACCAGCTGGAATGAGATCGTCTTCATAACGGACCAGGGAATAGAGTTCTACCAG GTGTTTCCAGACAAGCGCAGCCTGAAGCTGCTGAAGAGCCAGAGCATCAACGTGAACTGGTACCAGTACTGTCCAGAGACCGCCGTCATCCTGCTGTCCACCACGGTGCAGGGGAACGTCCTGCAGCCGTTCGCCTTCAGG AACGGCACCATGACCAAGATGTCCAAGTTCGAGATCGAGCTGCCGGTCATCCCCAAACCCGCCAAGCTGAGTTTGTCTGAGAGGGACATCGCCATGGCCACCAT CTACGGCCAGCTATACGTCATGTACCTGAAGCATCACTCCAGGACGGTGAACAGCCCGGGAGCCGAGGTGGTGCTGTACCACCTGCCCAG GGACGGAACCTGTAAGAAGAGCCACGTGCTGAAGCTGAACATGACGGGGAAGTTTGCTCTGAACATCGTGGACAACCTGGTTGTTGTTCACCACCAGAGTTCTCAG ACGTCGCTGATCTTTGACATCAAGCTGAAGGAGCCGGACTGTGCCGTTAACAGCCACCAGCCCGTCCTGCCGGCCCGCTCCATCCATCCCTACAGGATTCCTCTGTCCG GTCCGGCCGCTGTCCCCACTCAGCCTCCGGTTCCGTGTCAGCTGT ATTCTTCATCCTGGAGCGTCTTCCAGCCCGACATCATCATCAGCGCCAGTGAAG GTTACCTGTGGTACCTGCAGGTGAAGCTGCCCCCTACTGTCCACCTGCTGCAGGACAAGGGCAAACTGATGGACTTCCTGCTGCGGCGGCGCGACTGCAAGATGGTCATCCTGTCCGTGTGCTCGCAGA TTCTGGAAGGCCAGGAGAAGGCGAGCCTTCCTGTGGTGGCGACCGTCTTCGACAAACTCAACCAGGTGTACAAGGAATACCTGGAGGCGGAGCAGAGCTACGCGGCG GCGACCGAGTCTGGCACGAGTCGAGGCGGCGCTGCTCAGAAACGGCCGGTCCGGACGCAGGCGGTCATCGACCAGTCGGACATGTACACGCACGTCCTGTCGTCGTTCACAGAGAGGAAG GATGTGACGCATAAATTCATCATCGCCGTGGTGATGGAGTACATCCGCTCTCTGAACCAGTACCAGATCACGGTCCAG CATTACCTGTACGAGCTGGTCATCAAGACGCTGGTCCAGAACAACCTGTTCTACATGCTGCACCAGTTCCTGCAGTACCACGTCCTCAGCGACTCCAAACCCCTG GCCTGCCTGCTGCTGTCCCTGGAGAGCACCTACCCCCCCGCCCACCAGCTGTCTCTGGACATGCTTAAG CGGCTGTCGACGGCCAACGATGAGATCGTGGAGGTTCTGCTGTCCAAGCAGCAGGTTCTGGGCGCGCTCCGCTTCATCCGCAGCGTCG GCGGCCACGACAACGTGTCGGCCCGCAAGTTTCTGGACGCGGCGCGGCAGACCGGAGATCAGATGCTGTTCTACACCGTGTTCCGCTCCTTCCAGCAACGGAACCAGCGTCTCAGAGGGAATCCCTCCTTCAACCCAG GGGAACACTGCGAGGAGCACGTGGTCCACTTCAAGCAGCTGTTTGGGGAGCAGGCGCTGATGAAGCCGTCCACCGTGTGA
- the LOC105917066 gene encoding clavesin-1, producing MMNHVHPALSSETTEKARLELNENPDTLHQDIQQVRDMIVTRPDIGFLRTDDEFILRFLRARKFDHMETFRLLAQYFQFRQQNLDMFQSFKVDDPSIKRALMDGFPGVLETPDQHGRKILILFASNWDQSRNSFIDILRAILLSLEVLIESPELQINGFTLIIDWSNFSFKQASKLTPNILKLAIEGLQDSFPARFGGIHFVNQPWYIHAMYTIIKPFLKDKTRKRIFLHGNNLNSLHQLIQPECLPSEFGGTLPPYDMGMWARTLLGPDYNDETEYTLTYDALHVRESCGGGGGGDKDMMKRSQSTVEAAALRQMDRETSTPLLALD from the exons ATGATGAACCACGTGCATCCGGCACTGAGCTCGGAGACCACGGAGAAGGCTCGGCTGGAGCTGAACGAAAACCCCGACACTCTGCACCAGGACATCCAGCAG GTGAGGGACATGATCGTGACGCGGCCCGACATCGGCTTCCTGCGAACCGACGACGAATTCATCCTCCGCTTCCTCAGGGCCAGAAAGTTCGACCACATGGAGACGTTCCGCCTGCTGGCCCAGTACTTCCAGTTCAGGCAGCAGAACCTGGACATGTTCCAGAGCTTCAAG GTGGACGACCCCAGCATCAAGCGAGCCCTGATGGACGGGTTTCCAGGTGTGCTAGAGACTCCGGACCAGCATGGGAGAAAGATCCTCATCCTGTTTGCCTCCAACTGGGACCAGAGCAG gaaCTCCTTCATTGACATCCTGAGGGCCATCCTGCTCTCCCTGGAGGTCCTGATAGAGAGCCCCGAGCTGCAGATCAACGGCTTCACCCTCATCATCGACTGGAGCAACTTCTCCTTCAAGCAGGCCTCCAAGCTGACGCCCAACATCCTCAAACTGGCCATCGAGGGTCTGCAG GACAGCTTCCCGGCTCGCTTCGGAGGGATCCACTTCGTGAACCAGCCCTGGTACATCCACGCCATGTACACCATCATCAAGCCCTTCCTCAAGGACAAGACCCGCAAAAGG ATCTTCCTCCACGGGAACAACCTGAACTCTCTCCACCAGCTCATCCAGCCCGAGTGTTTGCCGTCGGAGTTCGGCGGGACGCTGCCGCCGTACGATATGGGGATGTGGGCGCGGACGCTGCTGGGGCCCGACTACAACGACGAGACGGAGTACACGCTGACGTACGACGCCCTGCACGTCAGGGAGAGctgcggaggaggaggaggaggagacaagGACATGATGAAGAG GTCTCAGTCGACGGTGGAAGCTGCAGCGCTGCGGCAGATGGACAGGGAGACCAGCACGCCGCTGCTGGCTCTGGACTGA
- the riok3 gene encoding serine/threonine-protein kinase RIO3, giving the protein MDQSGVAAQTQKSPWGPAGPAAPACPLTEVMSEQLARQLEEENAAFPSLTDPAADLLLAEDGADTTSDLMLAQMLQMQFDREFDDQLRREEKKFNGDSKVSISFENYRMVHPYEDSDSSEDEVDWQDTRHDPYRADKPQAAPRRGFSGKGKNITTKHDEDACGRKNTARMDNFAPEVQVGDGLGLKLSNQVFNALKQHCYSEQRRSARLHDKKEHSTAEQAVDPRTRLLMYKMVNAGVLENINGCISTGKESVVFHADGGRMEEQPVPEEVVLKVFKTTLNEFKNRDRYIKDDYRFKDRFSKLNPRKVIRLWAEKEMHNLSRMKKAGIPCPDVVLLKKHILVMSFIGKQSVPAPKLKDVSLGAEEMTEAYHQVLQMMQQLYQDCNLVHADLSEYNMLWHQGKVWLIDVSQSVEPTHPHGLEFLFRDCRNVSTFFQKRGVSEAMSVYHLFNAVSGLDVPVGAEDEALFMAEIVALEKRNEDHVQKRGRKTFPAASEDGGPPLEPDSDD; this is encoded by the exons ATGGATCAGTCAGGAGTCGCAGCTCAAACGCAGAAG AGTCCGTGGGGCCCGGCGGGCCCGGCGGCGCCGGCCTGCCCGCTGACGGAGGTGATGAGCGAACAGCTGGCccggcagctggaggaggagaacgCTGCCTTCCCGTCGCTGACCGA CCCGGCGGCGGACCTGCTGCTGGCGGAGGACGGCGCCGACACCACCAGCGACCTGATGCTGGCCCAGATGCTGCAGATGCAGTTCGACCGCGAGTTCGACGACCAGCTGCGCCGGGAGGAGAAGAAGTTCAACGGAGACAGCAAAG TGTCCATCTCCTTTGAGAACTACCGCATGGTCCATCCCTACGAGGACAGCGACAGCTCTGAGGACGAGGTGGACTGGCAGGACACCAGACACGACCCCTACAGAGCCG ACAAACCTCAGGCGGCTCCCAGGAGAGGCTTCAGCGGGAAGGGGAAGAACATCACCACCAAACACGACGAGGACGCCTGCGGCCGCAAGAACACGGCCCGCATGGACAAC TTCGCCCCAGAGGTCCAGGTGGGGGACGGACTGGGCCTGAAGTTGTCCAACCAGGTGTTCAACGCTCTGAAGCAGCATTGCTACAGCGAGCAGCGCCGCAGCGCCCGGCTGCACGACAAGAAGGAGCACTCCACCGCC GAACAGGCCGTGGACCCGCGGACCCGCCTGCTCATGTACAAGATGGTGAACGCCggggttctggagaacatcaaCGGCTGCATCAGCACCGGGAAAGAGTCGGTGGTGTTCCACGCAGACGGAGGGAG GATGGAGGAGCAGCCCGTCCCAGAGGAGGTGGTTCTGAAGGTCTTCAAAACCACGCTGAACGAGTTCAAGAACCGGGACCGCTACATCAAAGACGACTACCGCTTCAAGGACCGCTTCAGCAAACTCAACCCCAGGAAGGTGATCCGGCTGTGGGCCGAGAAGGAGATGCACAACCTGAGCAG GATGAAGAAGGCGGGGATCCCCTGTCCAGACGTGGTTCTGCTGAAGAAGCACATCCTGGTGATGTCATTCATCGGGAAGCAGAGCGTTCCCGCTCCAAAGCTCAAAGACGTCTCTCTGGGCGCCGAGGAGATGACGGAGGCGTACCACCAGGTGCTGCAG ATGATGCAGCAGCTCTACCAGGACTGCAACCTGGTCCATGCGGACCTGAGTGAATACAACATGCTGTGGCACCAGGGCAAG gtgtGGCTGATAGACGTCAGCCAGTCGGTGGAGCCCACCCATCCCCACGGCCTGGAGTTCCTCTTCAGAGACTGCAGGAACGTTTCCACG TTCTTCCAGAAGAGGGGCGTGAGCGAGGCCATGAGCGTCTACCACCTGTTCAACGCCGTGAGTGGGCTGGACGTCCCGGTGGGCGCTGAGGACGAGGCGCTGTTCATGGCTGAG ATCGTGGCCTTGGAGAAGAGGAACGAGGACCACGTCCAGAAGCGAGGGAGGAAGACGTTCCCGGCGGCCTCTGAGGACGGCGGTCCTCCTCTAGAACCCGACTCTGACGACTAA